A single Kwoniella bestiolae CBS 10118 chromosome 6, complete sequence DNA region contains:
- a CDS encoding 60S ribosomal protein eL36, whose protein sequence is MADVEMSSAPVARSNLRYGANKGRPTTVIPKTVKPSHKKGVKTEKKTFVKSIIREVAGFSPYEKRVMELLRNSKDKKAKKLTKKRLGTLLRSKRKIEELSSVIQEQRRHAGH, encoded by the exons ATGGCCGACGTTGAGATGTCTTCCGCTCCTGTAGCTCGATCTA ACCTCCGATACGGTGCCAACAAGGGACGACCCACCACCGTCATCCCCAAGACCGTCAAGCCTTCCCACAAGAAGGGTGTTAAGAC CGAGAAGAAGACCTTCGTCAAGTCTATCATCCGAGAAGTCGCTGGATTCTCACCATACGAGAAGCGAGTTATGGAATTGTTGAGAAACTCAAAGGACAAGAAGGCCAAGAAGCTCAccaagaagaga CTCGGTACCCTCCTCCGATCCAAGAGAAAGATTGAAGAGCTCTCCTCAGTCATCCAAGAACAAAGACGACACGCCGGTCACTAA